In Daucus carota subsp. sativus chromosome 4, DH1 v3.0, whole genome shotgun sequence, one DNA window encodes the following:
- the LOC108216538 gene encoding LOB domain-containing protein 25 yields MASPSYTNSPCAACKFLRRKCILGCIFAPYFPPEEPQKFAYVHKIFGASNVSKLLLEILPHQREDAVNSLAYEADARIKDPVYGCVGAISVLQQQVIRLQKELDATNASLLRYTSNNDNRITLHSHSAILPSRQGTFCFGHNDAGLSLPCNCSYSLNQDSGDANEGERNT; encoded by the coding sequence ATGGCATCACCCAGCTACACCAATTCTCCCTGCGCCGCCTGCAAATTCCTCCGAAGAAAATGCATATTAGGATGCATATTCGCTCCCTACTTCCCACCCGAGGAGCCACAAAAATTCGCATACGTGCACAAGATATTCGGGGCAAGCAATGTGAGCAAACTGCTCCTCGAAATCCTCCCTCATCAGAGAGAAGACGCTGTCAATTCCCTCGCTTACGAAGCCGATGCTCGGATCAAAGATCCGGTGTACGGCTGCGTGGGAGCAATCTCGGTGCTCCAACAACAGGTTATTCGCCTCCAGAAAGAATTGGATGCAACAAATGCGAGTCTCTTGCGATACACGAGCAATAATGACAATAGAATCACACTGCATTCTCATAGTGCAATATTGCCTTCGAGACAAGGAACCTTTTGTTTTGGTCACAATGATGCAGGGCTTTCTCTTCCGTGCAATTGTTCATATTCTTTGAATCAAGATTCGGGAGATGCCAATGAGGGTGAGAGAAACACTTGA
- the LOC108216461 gene encoding protein ANTHESIS POMOTING FACTOR 1 produces the protein MVEVNQLSDDTVRNMSIGALFSDFAGKIFSLDFHRTADLLVTASEDDSVRLYDIANAKLLKTTYHKKHGADRICFTHHPSSVICSSRYNLDSTGESLRYLSMYDNRCLRYFKGHKERVVSLCISPINDSFMSGSLDHSVRIWDLRVNACQGLLRMRGRPAVAYDQQGLVFAVAMEGGAIKLFDSRSYDKGPFETFLVGGDMAEVCDIKFSNDGKSMLLTTRKNNTYILDAYGGEKRGVFSLDPSPDTELEATFTPDGQYVISGSGDGTMHAWGINSGNKVGSWDSKIGVVSCLKWAPRRVMFAAAASSVLTFWIPDESKSGKPQN, from the exons ATGGTGGAAGTGAATCAACTGAGTGACGACACTGTCCGCAACATGTCCATTGGAGCTCTCTTCTCCGATTTC GCTGGGAAGATTTTTTCACTTGATTTTCATCGCACTGCAGATTTACTGGTTACAGCTAGTGAGGATGATTCGGTGCGCTTGTATGATATCGCAAATGCCAA GTTGCTGAAAACCACATATCACAAGAAACACGGTGCTGATCGGATATGCTTTACTCACCACCCTAGTTCTGTTATATGCTCTTCAAGATATAATTTGGATTCAACTGGGG AATCCCTTCGGTATCTGTCTATGTATGACAACCGTTGCCTTCGTTACTTCAAAGGGCACAAGGAGAG AGTGGTGTCCCTTTGTATATCTCCAATTAATGACAGCTTTATGTCTGGTTCACTTGACCATAGTGTGAGAATATGGGATCTTCGTGTAAATGCCTGTCAG GGACTTTTGCGAATGAGAGGTCGGCCCGCAGTTGCCTATGATCAGCAAGGCCTTGTGTTTGCTGTAGCAATGGAAGGGGGTGCTATTAAATTGTTTGACTCTCGTTCATATGACAAG GGCCCATTCGAGACATTTTTAGTTGGCGGAGACATGGCTGAGGTCTGTGATATTAAATTTAGCAATGATGGTAAATCGATGCTCTTGACCACCAGAAAGAATAATACATATATTCTTGATGCGTATGGAGGGGAAAAG CGAGGCGTTTTCAGTTTGGATCCATCTCCAGATACAGAATTAGAAGCAACATTTACCCCAGATGGCCAGTATGTGATATCAG GTTCAGGGGATGGAACTATGCATGCTTGGGGCATAAACAGCGGCAATAAG GTGGGATCCTGGGACAGCAAAATTGGAGTTGTATCATGCTTGAAATGGGCACCTAGAAGGGTGATGtttgctgctgctgcttcttCAGTTCTCACTTTCTGGATTCCTGATGAATCCAAATCCGGAAAACCTCAAAACTGA
- the LOC108216539 gene encoding oleosin 16.4 kDa, whose translation MADRPRHIQIHSQATHQNGPTTSQVLAIITLLPVGATLLGLAGITFIGTVIGLAVTTPVFIIFSPVIVPAVLAIGLAVAGVMASGVFGISGLSSLSWLLTLFRQTAEAMPETVDAAKKRALDVASYAGQKTKEAGQTIQNKAARNDGKEGVPRTLAE comes from the coding sequence ATGGCTGACCGTCCAAGACACATCCAAATTCACTCACAAGCCACTCACCAAAATGGCCCAACAACTTCCCAAGTCCTGGCTATAATCACCCTCCTCCCTGTGGGAGCAACCCTTCTTGGCTTAGCCGGCATTACCTTCATAGGCACGGTTATCGGGCTAGCCGTCACCACCCCTGTTTTCATAATCTTTAGCCCTGTTATAGTCCCTGCAGTTCTGGCCATTGGGCTGGCTGTGGCCGGAGTGATGGCCTCCGGGGTTTTCGGGATCTCGGGGCTTTCGTCGCTCTCTTGGTTGTTAACTTTGTTCAGGCAGACCGCTGAGGCGATGCCTGAAACGGTGGACGCTGCGAAGAAGCGGGCGCTGGATGTTGCGAGCTATGCAGGTCAGAAGACGAAGGAAGCAGGGCAGACTATTCAGAACAAGGCTGCACGGAATGATGGAAAGGAAGGTGTTCCCAGAACCCTGGCTGAATAA